A part of Desulfomonile tiedjei DSM 6799 genomic DNA contains:
- a CDS encoding DUF3124 domain-containing protein has product MRTSRRLIFVFGMLVMVGNCVGPGDCFAESFNLSDGQTVYVPVYSHIYVVRGHTFDLGICLSIRNTDPTHPITILSANYHDTEGNLVRGYVERPIELKPLASTDFFVSELDTAGGLGASFLVKWKSTSKVNEPIVEGVMAGTRSGQGISFVSRGKAIKDSSRK; this is encoded by the coding sequence ATGAGGACATCAAGGAGACTCATATTCGTTTTCGGAATGCTGGTCATGGTGGGAAATTGCGTTGGCCCCGGAGACTGTTTTGCCGAATCCTTCAACCTATCCGACGGGCAGACGGTCTACGTGCCGGTTTATTCTCACATTTACGTTGTGAGGGGGCATACCTTTGACTTGGGGATATGCCTCAGTATTCGGAACACAGATCCGACCCACCCGATTACGATTCTCTCAGCAAATTATCATGACACAGAGGGTAATCTGGTCAGAGGTTACGTCGAAAGGCCAATCGAACTTAAGCCCTTGGCCTCAACAGACTTCTTTGTCAGCGAATTGGATACAGCCGGAGGATTGGGAGCATCGTTTCTGGTCAAATGGAAATCAACGAGTAAAGTGAACGAGCCAATTGTTGAAGGCGTTATGGCGGGTACTCGGTCAGGGCAAGGCATTTCCTTTGTCTCCCGTGGCAAAGCAATCAAAGACAGCTCGCGGAAATGA